AATGACGGCGGTGCTCTGCGCGTCGTCCGTCTTGCCGTAGGCGCCGGACAGCCCCATGCAGCCGAGTGCGATTCTCCTGGGAGCGGTCCTCGCTGCGGTTGCTGACGTCGAGTGGGAGTCGGTTCGTTGATCGTGCATGGACCTGTTCTATGGATGGGCGACCGCATGCACTTGTCGATCCTTGGCGCAATCCTTCCGCCAAGGATCGACAAGCGCCAACGCGCACGAGGCACTATCCTGAGGGGATGGATCGCTTCACCGAGCTTCCCGTCTCACTGCCGGGTCTGCACGTGGTGCGTGGGACGACCACGTCGCTGCATACAGGGGTGAAGGAATATTACGGCGTTGGGCGCATCGAGCACGGCGAGACCGAGTGGTGGGGCAGCGGCCGGGTCTGGCGCTCCATGCCCGGCTGCATCCTGGTCAAGCAGCCCGGCGACGTGGTTCGCCATCTCGCCCACCACGGACCGACGATGTTCACGGCCGTCACGCTGCCCACGCACGAAGTCGCTCAGGTTCAGGGCGAAGGCAGGGTGGTGGCGATCGCTCAGCTCGAAGCGAACGACCCACGCGCCGCGCCGTTTCACCGCCTCCTCAATGCCGCGTGCGCAGGGGTTGATCGCCTCTCGCTCGAAGTCGCGGTCGCGGAAGCGGTGGGTGCGCTTGCGGTCATCAGCAACGCGCATCCTGGCCATTCGCGCCCCGTCCGGCGCGCGATGGACTACATCCGCGAGCGACTCGTCGACTCGATCACGCTTGATGAGCTCGCGGACTTCGCAGGCCTCGACAAGTTCCACCTGTGCCGCGCCTTCCGTGCGCAGATTGGAATGCCGCCGCATACCTATCTGACGCACCTGCGCGTCGCGCGCGCGAAGCAGTTGCTCCATCGCGGCGTGCGAGCGTCCGACGTGGCGCCCCAAGTGGGCTTCTACGATCAAGCGCAGCTGACGCACCATTTCAGGCGGCTCGTCGGGACGACGCCAGCGCGTTACGGGAAGTCTCGAAGGATTCGCCACCCGTCCGGCACATCCCCCTGAATCCCGAGAAGCCAAGGGGTCTGGGTTCCCCATGAAGCCGCCGGGGTTGAAGTCGTTGCTTCAGGCGGCTCAGTCCTCCTCTGGGGTGAGGCCCCACTGCTCGAGCCGCTTGAAGAGGGAGGAGCGGGCCAGCCCCAGTTTCTTGGCGGCGCGGTCCTTGTGGAAGTGGCAGCGCTGCAAGGTGCTCTCGATGAGCTGGCGCTCCAGGCGCTGCATCATCTGCTCCAGTGTCACGCCCTCCAGTAGCTCGAGCGGCGGGGGGC
This genomic stretch from Hyalangium gracile harbors:
- a CDS encoding helix-turn-helix domain-containing protein, with translation MDRFTELPVSLPGLHVVRGTTTSLHTGVKEYYGVGRIEHGETEWWGSGRVWRSMPGCILVKQPGDVVRHLAHHGPTMFTAVTLPTHEVAQVQGEGRVVAIAQLEANDPRAAPFHRLLNAACAGVDRLSLEVAVAEAVGALAVISNAHPGHSRPVRRAMDYIRERLVDSITLDELADFAGLDKFHLCRAFRAQIGMPPHTYLTHLRVARAKQLLHRGVRASDVAPQVGFYDQAQLTHHFRRLVGTTPARYGKSRRIRHPSGTSP
- a CDS encoding helix-turn-helix domain-containing protein, which encodes MTLEQMMQRLERQLIESTLQRCHFHKDRAAKKLGLARSSLFKRLEQWGLTPEED